The proteins below come from a single Triticum aestivum cultivar Chinese Spring chromosome 5D, IWGSC CS RefSeq v2.1, whole genome shotgun sequence genomic window:
- the LOC123121688 gene encoding vacuolar-processing enzyme, with the protein MARLSCSPLLLLLFLSSQLALLVAGEFLRLPSEKDVVGTRWAVLIAGSNGYYNYRHQADVCHAYQIMKKGGLKDENIIVFMYDDIAGNRDNPRPGVIINHPKGGDVYAGVPKDYTGADVNANNFLAALLGDKSKLTGSGSGKVVSSGSDDHIFVYYADHGGPGILGMPGDEEYLYANDLVRTLEKKHAGGAGYKSLVFYLEACESGSIFEGLLPGNIGVYATTAANAEESSWGTYCPGDDEGAPPPEYDTCLGDLYSVAWMEDSDAHNLNAESLKQQYERVRDRTSAAGTYSLGSHVMQYGDLDLNDQSLFLYIGTNPANDNASFVQGSSSTSRQLPGGRVNQRDADLVHFWHKYRRSAEGSAKKGEARRRLVETMARRSRVDSSVELIGGLLFGSEQGAKVLGAVRPAGQPVVDDWDCLKSVVRRFQERCGPLTQYGMKHMRSLANLCNAGVREEAMDKAAAQACAANPSSLF; encoded by the exons atggctcgcctttcctgctcacccctcctcctcctcctcttcttgtcGTCGCAGCTCGCCCTGCTCGTCGCCGGCGAGTTCCTCCGCCTGCCGTCCGAGAAGGACGTCGTCGGGACGAGATGGGCCGTCCTCATCGCCGGCTCCAACGGCTACTACAACTACCGCCACCAG GCGGACGTGTGCCACGCGTACCAGATCATGAAGAAGGGCGGGCTCAAGGACGAGAACATCATCGTCTTCATGTACGACGACATCGCCGGCAACCGCGACAACCCCAGGCCCGGGGTCATCATCAACCACCCCAAAGGCGGCGACGTCTACGCCGGAGTCCCCAAGGACTACACGGGGGCGGACGTGAACGCCAACAACTTCCTCGCCGCGCTGCTCGGCGACAAGTCCAAGCTcaccggcagcggcagcggcaaggtCGTCAGCAGCGGCTCCGACGACCACATCTTCGTCTACTACGCCGATCATGGCGGCCCAGGGATCCTCG GGATGCCGGGCGACGAGGAGTACCTGTACGCGAACGACCTGGTGCGGACGCTGGAGAAGAAGCACGCGGGCGGGGCCGGGTACAAGAGCCTGGTCTTCTACCTGGAGGCCTGCGAGTCCGGGAGCATCTTCGAGGGCCTCCTCCCGGGCAACATCGGCGTGTACGCCACCACGGCGGCCAACGCGGAGGAGAGCAGCTGGGGCACCTACTGCCCCGGCGACGACGAGGGCGCCCCGCCGCCGGAGTACGACACCTGCCTCGGCGACCTCTACAGCGTCGCCTGGATGGAGGACAGCGACGCGCACAACCTCAACGCCGAGTCCCTCAAGCAGCAGTACGAGCGGGTCAGGGACCGGACGTCGGCGGCCGGCACGTACAGCCTCGGCTCCCACGTCATGCAGTACGGCGACCTGGACCTCAACGACCAGAGCCTCTTCCTCTACATCGGCACCAATCCTGCCAACGACAACGCCTCCTTCGTCCAGGGCTCCTCCTCGACCTCCAGGCAGCTGCCGGGCGGCCGAGTGAACCAGCGGGACGCCGACCTCGTCCACTTCTGGCACAAGTACCGGAGGTCGGCGGAGGGGTCGGCCAAGAAAGGCGAGGCGCGGAGGCGGCTGGTGGAGACGATGGCGCGGCGGTCTCGCGTGGACAGCAGCGTGGAGCTCATCGGCGGCCTCCTCTTCGGCTCTGAGCAAGGTGCCAAGGTCCTCGGCGCCGTCCGGCCGGCGGGGCAGCCTGTGGTGGATGACTGGGACTGCCTCAAGTCCGTGGTGCGGAGGTTCCAGGAGCGGTGCGGGCCGCTGACGCAGTACGGGATGAAGCACATGCGGTCGCTCGCCAACCTCTGCAACGCCGGCGTCCGggaggaggccatggacaaggcTGCGGCTCAGGCGTGCGCTGCTAATCCTTCCTCCTTATTCTGA